Proteins encoded together in one Undibacterium sp. CCC3.4 window:
- the recD gene encoding exodeoxyribonuclease V subunit alpha, translating to MPDNDTVLQSLSELSERGQVRRLALAFARFLHSLGVRDAAVLLAAAMLTEIEARGHICLDLAALARDPAAVLEWPNEEWEALRAAHELPSNQADWHAVLATSPYIYHADSAAPDAQQVLVLQAQRLYLRRYWQDETLIATAVRARAADTIERDETVLTDLLDDLFLSAIAVAEPASEPSPDWQKIATAIALRARFSIITGGPGTGKTYTVARLLAALLLLAPAGTQPSIALAAPTGKAAARLRQSIDQAFSELATRSTALSEFIAHLGPARTLHSLLGARPDTRSFRHHAGNPLDLDVLIVDEASMVHVEMMAALLAALPRKTMLILLGDQDQLASVEAGAVLGDLCGDAVSGGYHASTVDYLKRCTQQLVPAELRGDGTALAQQTVMLRHSRRFAGAIGELARAVNAGAAASAAAVLRRGHDASLAWLDATSPAALLRLAGQGRAGAEGAYQAYLSLLAQMPRAATSADYLAWVKQVLDAFEGFRILCAVREGEWGVAGLNLAIEQSLHAQGHIQREGEWYSGRPVMVTRNDYSAGVFNGDIGLALPDPDPQKSLRVYFLDGQQLRSILASRLRYVETAYAMTVHKSQGSEFAHTVLVLPPDMSPVITRELIYTGITRARRQFTLVCPVLAVWQSALALKTERASGLRAALQAP from the coding sequence ATGCCTGACAACGATACTGTCTTACAGAGTCTGTCTGAACTGAGCGAGCGCGGCCAAGTGCGCCGGCTGGCGCTGGCTTTTGCGCGGTTTTTACATAGCTTGGGCGTGCGCGACGCGGCCGTTTTGCTGGCCGCGGCCATGCTCACTGAAATCGAAGCACGCGGCCATATCTGCCTGGACTTGGCAGCGCTGGCGCGCGATCCGGCGGCAGTATTGGAATGGCCGAACGAAGAATGGGAAGCGCTGCGCGCTGCGCATGAGCTGCCATCGAATCAAGCCGACTGGCATGCAGTGTTGGCCACCAGCCCTTATATTTATCACGCTGACAGCGCTGCACCTGATGCCCAGCAAGTCTTGGTATTGCAAGCACAGCGACTGTATTTACGCCGTTACTGGCAGGATGAAACGCTGATCGCCACGGCCGTGCGTGCGCGTGCCGCTGATACCATCGAGCGCGATGAAACGGTACTGACAGATTTGCTCGATGACTTGTTTCTATCCGCAATCGCAGTCGCCGAACCGGCGAGCGAGCCCAGCCCTGATTGGCAAAAAATCGCCACCGCCATCGCCTTACGCGCTCGCTTTAGCATCATTACCGGCGGCCCCGGCACCGGTAAAACCTATACCGTGGCACGCTTGTTGGCAGCCTTGCTGCTGCTCGCCCCGGCGGGCACACAGCCCAGCATCGCCTTGGCCGCACCAACCGGCAAGGCCGCCGCGCGTTTGCGGCAATCGATAGACCAAGCCTTCAGCGAACTGGCCACGCGCAGCACTGCGCTGAGCGAATTCATTGCCCACCTTGGTCCGGCACGCACCTTACACAGCCTCTTGGGGGCGCGACCTGATACCCGGAGTTTTCGTCATCATGCCGGTAATCCGCTCGACCTGGATGTGCTCATCGTCGACGAAGCCTCGATGGTGCATGTGGAAATGATGGCCGCCTTGTTGGCTGCCTTACCGCGTAAAACCATGCTGATTTTGCTCGGTGATCAAGATCAATTGGCTTCGGTTGAGGCTGGTGCGGTACTCGGCGATTTGTGTGGCGACGCCGTCAGCGGTGGCTACCATGCCAGTACCGTCGACTATCTGAAACGCTGCACACAGCAACTGGTGCCGGCCGAGCTGCGCGGTGACGGCACTGCACTGGCCCAGCAAACCGTCATGCTGCGCCACAGCCGCCGCTTTGCCGGTGCCATCGGCGAGTTGGCGCGTGCGGTGAATGCCGGCGCGGCCGCCAGCGCTGCTGCCGTACTGCGGCGTGGTCACGACGCCAGCTTGGCCTGGCTCGATGCCACTAGCCCAGCCGCTTTGTTACGCTTGGCCGGGCAGGGTCGGGCCGGTGCCGAAGGTGCTTATCAAGCCTATCTGAGTTTGCTGGCGCAAATGCCGCGCGCTGCTACCAGCGCCGACTACTTGGCATGGGTAAAACAAGTGCTCGATGCCTTCGAAGGCTTTCGTATTTTGTGTGCGGTGCGGGAAGGCGAGTGGGGTGTGGCCGGACTCAATCTGGCGATAGAACAAAGCTTGCATGCCCAAGGCCATATCCAGCGCGAGGGCGAATGGTATAGCGGTCGACCGGTGATGGTGACGCGGAACGACTACAGTGCCGGCGTCTTCAATGGCGATATCGGTTTGGCTTTGCCAGACCCTGATCCACAAAAAAGTTTGCGCGTGTATTTTCTCGACGGTCAACAGCTACGCAGTATTCTCGCTTCGCGCTTGCGCTATGTCGAGACCGCCTATGCCATGACGGTGCACAAATCGCAGGGTTCCGAATTCGCCCACACCGTGCTGGTGTTACCACCCGACATGTCACCGGTGATCACCCGTGAATTGATCTACACCGGCATCACCCGCGCACGCCGCCAATTTACTTTAGTTTGCCCGGTTTTAGCGGTATGGCAGAGCGCCTTGGCACTGAAAACCGAGCGAGCCAGCGGTTTGCGCGCGGCCTTGCAAGCACCGTAG
- a CDS encoding GspH/FimT family protein, whose amino-acid sequence MLVDQEYASQRGGRGLTGVLFGLALASLALSLAAPSLMELRQRYQLNSVSHHFLQAIHLTRTLARQRGSKVTLAASDGRNWGTGWLIFIDENHNGRFDAGEHIFFQQAASEVHIASRFTDASSAYLSYAANGRSCTRLNTDQAQAGSISFSLGKNVRRIKLNFLGRTRLCDPARESQCLEPLS is encoded by the coding sequence ATGTTGGTAGATCAAGAATACGCTTCGCAGCGCGGCGGTCGTGGTCTGACCGGCGTATTGTTCGGGCTGGCCTTGGCCAGTCTGGCCCTGAGTCTGGCCGCGCCGAGTTTGATGGAATTGCGTCAACGTTACCAACTCAACAGTGTTAGCCATCACTTTTTGCAAGCCATCCATCTGACCCGTACACTGGCTCGCCAGCGTGGCAGTAAGGTGACTTTGGCGGCGAGCGATGGGCGTAACTGGGGCACGGGTTGGCTGATATTCATCGATGAGAATCATAATGGACGCTTCGATGCTGGTGAACATATTTTTTTTCAGCAGGCGGCTAGCGAAGTGCATATCGCCAGCCGCTTTACCGATGCGAGTTCAGCGTACTTATCTTACGCTGCGAATGGTCGCAGTTGCACCCGATTGAACACCGACCAGGCTCAGGCTGGCAGTATTTCTTTTTCCCTGGGCAAAAATGTACGGCGTATCAAACTCAATTTTCTTGGGCGTACACGTTTATGTGACCCCGCTCGCGAGTCTCAGTGCCTTGAGCCGCTTTCTTAA
- the recC gene encoding exodeoxyribonuclease V subunit gamma translates to MSSVITPGLIILHGNQLEQLQAAVFEWIGQHPLAPLEKEIFLVQSNGVAEWLKIALAEQTGICAATRIELPGRFLWTVYRAMLGRHAIPASSFLDKAPLTWRLMRVIPTLLEQTEFEPLQHFLADGQPERRLQLVSRLADLIDLYQMYRSDWLSDWQHGRDQILRGDGSAQPLSPDQLWQARLWRAILQDLPEQQRQLGRVNVHQRFLAACAALQTPQQQLPRRVVVFGVSALPRQTLEALAALADYTQVILAVPNPCQFYWGDIIDGRELLKAQFKRQPARHGRDLAHVPLAALHSHSHPLLAAWGKLGRDFIRMLDEFDQDEAARGRFNNLKIDLFSEQPGAHLLAQMQAAIRDLLPLAEHPQQTINAQDQSVEFHIAHSVQREVEILHDRLLTLLAAAPAAGQLALQAKDVIVMVPDIARFSAAIGAVFGQYKRSDARMIPYEIADGSARVNQPLLIALEWLLRLPQQRCLQSEICDLLDVPALAARFGLDPSDLSKLKSWIQGAGIRWGLDREHRAGLGLAAAGEQNSWLFGIRRILLGYASGRSPAYQDIAPYAEISGLDAGLAGALAELVAELMHWREVLLGTLLPAAWASLARTLLERFFLAENEADRILLARLQQALINWADLCAQADFDEAVPLAVFRQAWLDGLDEASLNQRFISGGVTFCTFMPMRSMPYRVVCLAGMNESDFPRRSQQVDFDLLAAPGMARPGDRSRRDDDRYLMLEALLSARDKLLISWTGRHIRDNSLQAPSVLVSQLQDYLRAGWDIDLASHTTDYPLQPFSEKYFFPGPARPQTYAFEWGAAHRAAPDVPTPLCEESIPKAEIDAQFRLTLRELHSFMRQPVAYFFQKRLGVSFDAEALSSDDEEAFAINGLQEYAFAERLLRNDADEETLDQVRPQLTRQAAALAREGALPISWAGLQWQEKLINDLLPVRRAYLLLRQQFPLDAERCPLRFEHQGIIFSDWLSPLRSDGQSTVCLMQSAARALDGKGVVRPQQLIAAWLRQLFASAGGLQITIHLIARDAHIAIAPFDASAAVTALTNLLPLWRAGLDHLYPAPCKTALAWLAGVDPQPVYDGGHQFSGEVDNRYLARVWRDYQELSRHPQWQPAAQALYQALFDCCATLEIRPLSGSDDSAAPLRAAANQETFT, encoded by the coding sequence ATGTCTTCAGTCATTACCCCCGGATTAATTATTCTACATGGCAATCAGCTTGAACAACTTCAGGCCGCTGTGTTCGAATGGATAGGCCAGCATCCGCTGGCACCGCTGGAAAAAGAGATTTTTTTGGTGCAATCAAATGGCGTAGCCGAATGGCTTAAAATCGCACTGGCCGAACAAACCGGTATATGCGCAGCTACTCGTATTGAATTACCTGGTCGTTTTCTTTGGACCGTGTACCGAGCCATGTTAGGCCGCCATGCCATTCCAGCCAGCTCTTTTCTCGATAAAGCGCCGCTGACTTGGCGCTTGATGCGTGTGATTCCGACCTTACTGGAACAAACTGAGTTTGAACCGCTACAGCATTTTTTAGCCGATGGTCAGCCGGAACGGCGGCTGCAACTGGTCAGTCGCCTGGCCGATCTGATCGATCTTTACCAAATGTACCGCAGTGATTGGCTCAGCGATTGGCAGCATGGGCGTGATCAAATTTTGCGTGGCGATGGCAGCGCCCAGCCCTTGAGCCCGGATCAGTTGTGGCAAGCTCGATTGTGGCGCGCCATTTTGCAGGATTTGCCTGAGCAGCAGCGGCAACTCGGTCGCGTCAATGTGCATCAACGCTTTCTCGCTGCCTGCGCAGCATTGCAAACGCCGCAACAGCAATTGCCGCGCCGAGTGGTGGTCTTCGGTGTATCGGCATTGCCGCGCCAAACGCTTGAAGCGCTGGCAGCCTTGGCCGACTATACCCAAGTCATATTAGCGGTGCCGAATCCTTGTCAGTTTTATTGGGGCGACATCATCGACGGCCGCGAATTACTCAAAGCCCAATTCAAACGGCAACCGGCGCGGCATGGCCGTGACCTGGCCCACGTACCGCTGGCGGCCTTGCACAGCCACAGCCACCCCTTGTTAGCCGCGTGGGGTAAGCTGGGACGCGATTTCATCCGCATGCTCGACGAATTCGATCAGGACGAAGCGGCGCGCGGTCGCTTTAATAATCTCAAGATCGATTTGTTTTCCGAGCAGCCGGGCGCGCATCTGCTGGCCCAGATGCAGGCGGCGATTCGCGATTTGCTGCCTTTGGCAGAACATCCGCAGCAGACGATTAACGCACAAGATCAATCGGTGGAATTTCATATTGCCCACAGTGTGCAGCGCGAAGTTGAAATCCTGCACGATCGTTTGCTCACCCTGCTGGCGGCAGCACCGGCCGCTGGTCAACTGGCATTGCAAGCGAAAGACGTGATCGTCATGGTGCCTGACATCGCCCGCTTTTCGGCCGCCATCGGTGCCGTGTTCGGTCAGTACAAGCGCAGTGATGCGCGCATGATTCCCTATGAAATCGCCGATGGTTCGGCACGCGTCAATCAACCGCTGTTGATTGCCCTCGAATGGCTGCTGCGGCTGCCGCAACAGCGCTGCCTGCAAAGTGAAATCTGCGATTTGCTCGATGTACCAGCGCTGGCCGCCCGTTTTGGGCTCGACCCCAGCGATTTATCGAAACTGAAATCTTGGATACAAGGGGCGGGCATCCGTTGGGGCCTCGATCGTGAACATCGCGCTGGCTTAGGCTTAGCTGCCGCCGGTGAACAAAATTCCTGGTTGTTCGGGATACGTCGTATTTTGCTTGGCTATGCCAGTGGCCGCAGCCCGGCTTATCAAGATATTGCACCGTATGCCGAAATCAGCGGACTCGATGCCGGCTTGGCCGGTGCCTTGGCTGAATTGGTGGCTGAACTCATGCACTGGCGCGAAGTCTTGCTCGGCACCTTGCTGCCAGCGGCTTGGGCGAGCCTGGCGCGTACCCTGCTCGAGCGCTTTTTTCTGGCCGAAAATGAAGCCGATCGGATTTTACTCGCGCGCTTGCAGCAAGCCCTGATCAACTGGGCCGACTTATGCGCCCAGGCCGATTTCGATGAAGCCGTCCCGCTGGCAGTGTTTCGTCAAGCCTGGCTCGATGGTTTGGATGAAGCCAGTCTGAATCAACGCTTCATTTCCGGCGGCGTGACGTTTTGCACCTTCATGCCTATGCGTTCTATGCCTTACCGTGTGGTGTGTTTGGCCGGTATGAATGAAAGCGATTTCCCGCGCCGTAGCCAACAAGTCGACTTTGATTTACTCGCCGCGCCCGGCATGGCGCGTCCCGGTGACCGTTCGCGCCGCGACGATGATCGTTACCTGATGTTGGAAGCCTTGCTGTCGGCGCGGGATAAATTGCTCATCAGTTGGACCGGTCGTCATATCCGCGATAACTCCTTGCAAGCGCCTTCGGTATTGGTATCGCAATTGCAGGATTATTTGCGGGCCGGATGGGATATCGACTTAGCTAGTCATACCACCGACTATCCACTGCAACCATTCAGTGAAAAATATTTTTTCCCCGGACCGGCGCGACCGCAGACCTATGCCTTTGAATGGGGTGCTGCACACCGTGCCGCGCCAGACGTGCCCACGCCGCTGTGCGAAGAAAGCATTCCTAAGGCGGAAATCGATGCACAATTTCGCCTCACGCTGCGGGAATTACATAGTTTCATGCGCCAGCCGGTGGCCTATTTCTTTCAAAAACGATTGGGCGTGAGCTTCGATGCCGAAGCGCTCAGTAGCGACGATGAAGAAGCCTTCGCCATTAATGGTTTGCAAGAATATGCTTTTGCCGAGCGCTTGTTGAGAAATGATGCCGACGAAGAAACACTCGACCAAGTGCGCCCGCAACTGACGCGGCAAGCCGCTGCACTGGCGCGCGAAGGGGCTTTGCCTATCAGTTGGGCTGGCTTACAGTGGCAAGAAAAATTGATCAACGATTTACTACCGGTACGGCGTGCTTACCTACTGTTACGCCAACAATTTCCGCTCGATGCAGAACGCTGCCCACTGCGTTTCGAACACCAAGGTATTATTTTTTCTGACTGGCTCAGCCCCTTGCGCAGCGATGGGCAAAGCACCGTGTGCTTGATGCAAAGTGCCGCGCGCGCACTCGATGGGAAAGGTGTCGTGCGTCCGCAACAATTGATCGCTGCTTGGCTGCGCCAATTGTTCGCCTCGGCTGGCGGTTTGCAGATCACTATTCATCTGATTGCACGTGACGCCCATATCGCTATCGCCCCGTTCGACGCCAGTGCGGCCGTAACCGCCTTAACTAATTTGCTACCCTTGTGGCGCGCCGGTTTGGATCACCTCTACCCAGCCCCCTGCAAAACTGCATTGGCTTGGTTGGCCGGTGTCGATCCGCAGCCGGTCTATGACGGTGGCCATCAATTCAGCGGCGAAGTCGACAATCGCTATCTGGCGCGGGTTTGGCGTGACTACCAAGAACTGAGCCGACACCCGCAGTGGCAACCTGCCGCGCAAGCCTTGTATCAGGCCTTATTCGATTGCTGCGCCACGCTCGAGATCCGACCTCTCAGCGGCAGCGACGACAGCGCCGCGCCGCTGCGTGCTGCGGCTAACCAGGAAACTTTCACATGA
- a CDS encoding type II secretion system protein, with amino-acid sequence MPSYVVLPESGRLGWTLLELVFCLCILAVLTVYAMSAYHEHIVAVKRHEGKVALLKLMQQQENYFTAQQAYQTWAEAPAPSPFIWYSGLSAARSAYQLQAQACAGEAATRCIELHAVPGAKSVDQHFSDPVCGQLLLDSRGKHSYSGHGSRQQCW; translated from the coding sequence ATGCCATCGTACGTCGTACTTCCTGAATCGGGCAGGCTCGGCTGGACCTTGCTCGAATTGGTATTTTGCCTGTGCATCCTCGCGGTGCTGACTGTCTATGCCATGTCTGCCTACCATGAACATATCGTGGCGGTGAAACGGCATGAAGGCAAGGTGGCCTTGCTGAAATTGATGCAGCAACAAGAGAACTATTTCACCGCACAACAAGCTTATCAGACTTGGGCCGAGGCACCGGCACCGAGCCCCTTCATTTGGTATTCCGGGCTCTCTGCTGCGCGCAGCGCTTACCAATTACAAGCCCAAGCCTGCGCCGGCGAGGCGGCGACGCGCTGCATAGAATTGCATGCGGTGCCGGGCGCAAAAAGCGTTGATCAACATTTTAGCGATCCCGTATGCGGGCAATTGCTGCTTGATAGCCGTGGCAAGCACAGCTACAGCGGCCACGGCAGCCGGCAGCAATGTTGGTAG
- a CDS encoding pilus assembly protein: MRRRRLRQHLPACEIAQGRTHLQGVVLVLALLVLIIISLLSFSAATQAWHAQQAARAERDRYAAFLAADAALNDAEIDIDPPAGGARAALFPVEAELTPKSECGRGIGAAKQGICSATAASATAWLRLNLADAGADGVSVEFGRFTGKPPLQGVAAVSSQAPRYLIEALPDPHAKPLSTTRRRLVYRVTAIGFGFDHATRIVLQTVYRKSSQREHSRRLSWRTVDNYEELRDAIVRRTS; encoded by the coding sequence ATGCGCCGCCGCCGTCTTCGCCAGCATTTGCCTGCTTGTGAAATTGCCCAAGGGCGCACGCACCTGCAAGGCGTGGTGCTCGTGCTTGCCTTACTTGTGTTGATCATTATTTCGCTATTGAGTTTTTCCGCTGCCACGCAAGCTTGGCATGCCCAGCAAGCGGCGCGTGCCGAACGCGATCGATATGCGGCTTTTCTCGCCGCGGATGCCGCACTCAACGACGCCGAAATCGATATCGACCCGCCGGCTGGCGGTGCCCGTGCGGCTTTGTTTCCGGTCGAAGCCGAGTTGACACCCAAGAGTGAATGCGGCCGTGGCATCGGCGCGGCTAAGCAAGGAATTTGCAGTGCCACTGCGGCGAGCGCTACAGCTTGGTTACGACTGAATTTGGCTGACGCCGGCGCTGATGGTGTCAGCGTAGAGTTCGGCCGTTTCACCGGCAAACCGCCGCTCCAGGGGGTGGCCGCTGTTTCCTCCCAAGCGCCACGTTACCTGATCGAAGCTTTGCCCGATCCGCATGCCAAACCACTCAGCACTACGCGGCGGCGCTTAGTTTATCGCGTCACGGCAATCGGTTTCGGGTTTGATCACGCCACCCGTATCGTCTTGCAAACGGTGTATCGCAAGAGTAGCCAGCGCGAGCATAGTCGCCGCTTAAGCTGGCGTACGGTTGATAATTATGAGGAGCTGCGCGATGCCATCGTACGTCGTACTTCCTGA
- the recB gene encoding exodeoxyribonuclease V subunit beta: MSHLLDPLYFPLHGSRLIEASAGTGKTWTIAALYLRLVLGHGDADSGFQRPLHPSEILVMTFTRAATRELSERIRLRLAEAADLFRQAQPCAGDPFLQNLLADYPDETARQQAAYRLAMAADAMDDAAIFTIDAWCQRMLREHAFDSGCLFDETLLANEQNLFDNAVRDYWRGHVYPLTAAHWRAVAAVWPDVSALSQTLRQLLPQAALLATPAAQTLQSFLAQSLAEQQQALAVIKQGWPDKVVSIVAWFATEAERAPKQFSGTKLRPASLHKWLDSLAVWASDAEQVWPQLSDKIFEKLHPSALAAACNKGYQATLPPVFFELEGLQLALAALEPLGHQLCRHAVAQVGARMEELKQQQHQFGFKDLLERLGLALAGANRVAMRARIIEQYPVALIDEFQDTSPQQYAIFDALYQVQSNLPELGLFLIGDPKQSIYGFRGADIHSYLAARRACSGRHYLLGTNYRSTLPLVAAVNQLFLYAEQQSGLSAHQAGAFHFKTAHDNPVPFEAVQAQGRGSVYRAATPAQSAAALQFQIAEQRDANKEQAQYFFAQHCAEYIAQQLGSTQTGFQTQSAFVALQPADIAILVRDRHEAAAIRRALQERDIASVYLSDQDSIFRSAEALDVLCWLQAWAEPLSIEYGRAAFATKTALLTLRQLSELAADDAAWELRLEQLKQWHLVWQRQGVLAAMRRFIHELALPEKLLGQRGGERSLTNLLHLAELLEAASAQLDGEQALIRWLSEQISGQGEGSEEHVLRLESDAELVKVITIHKSKGLEFPLVFVPFAAAARQVTKTKQSFFKYTDASGRSVLDLGLSDEAQQAVERARLEEDLRLLYVAVTRASHALWLGVSNYKQNLQHSALGYLLNGGAAIDAPILPIFAALQGACAAIHITELSDAAGCTPLPRRIRSVAALEFPAYRANFERHWLVASFSSIARNLSADFSAKRTDDSKLFEDEVLPLVVTPKHQSLPKQAWHRFPRGAVPGQFLHEQLEWIAGEGFTVIEDEHFNTRLAQRALRAGWDHHQADLNEWLTAIVCAQLPPIQSSLLQVQERIAEMEFWFPCQAAASRALDNLCRQHLLAGQARPQLSERRLQGLLMGFADLVFEHEGKYWVLDYKSNALGADDAAYHIGALTLAMAAHRYDVQAAIYLLALHRLLQQRLGAHYDPAQHLGGAIFFFLRGLQHPETHGCYHVLPSADFLRDLDLVMRQAVSTVTEETH; the protein is encoded by the coding sequence ATGAGTCATCTGCTCGATCCTTTGTATTTCCCGCTGCATGGCTCGCGCCTCATCGAAGCCAGCGCCGGCACTGGTAAAACTTGGACCATCGCGGCGCTGTATTTGCGTCTGGTGTTAGGCCATGGCGACGCCGACAGTGGCTTTCAGCGGCCGCTGCATCCCTCAGAAATTCTGGTGATGACCTTCACCCGTGCTGCCACGCGGGAATTATCGGAGCGCATACGCCTGCGTCTGGCTGAAGCAGCCGATTTGTTTCGGCAAGCGCAGCCCTGTGCCGGCGACCCCTTCCTGCAAAATCTGTTGGCAGACTACCCCGATGAAACGGCGCGTCAACAAGCTGCTTACCGCTTGGCCATGGCGGCCGATGCCATGGATGACGCCGCTATCTTTACCATCGATGCCTGGTGCCAGCGCATGCTGCGTGAACATGCATTCGACAGCGGCTGCCTGTTCGACGAAACCTTGCTGGCTAATGAACAAAACCTGTTCGACAATGCTGTGCGCGATTACTGGCGCGGTCACGTGTATCCACTCACTGCCGCGCACTGGCGCGCTGTCGCTGCAGTGTGGCCTGATGTCAGCGCGCTTAGTCAGACGCTGCGTCAGTTACTGCCGCAAGCAGCCTTGCTCGCCACGCCAGCGGCACAAACGCTGCAAAGTTTTCTGGCGCAAAGCTTGGCCGAACAACAGCAGGCGCTGGCAGTAATCAAACAGGGCTGGCCGGATAAGGTGGTCAGCATCGTTGCCTGGTTCGCGACCGAAGCCGAACGCGCTCCGAAACAATTCAGCGGTACTAAATTACGTCCGGCCAGCCTGCACAAATGGCTAGATTCCCTGGCTGTCTGGGCCAGCGATGCCGAACAAGTATGGCCGCAGCTAAGCGATAAAATTTTTGAGAAACTCCACCCTTCAGCCTTAGCCGCGGCCTGTAACAAGGGCTATCAAGCGACACTCCCGCCGGTATTTTTCGAACTCGAAGGCTTGCAACTGGCGCTGGCGGCACTCGAACCCTTGGGTCATCAGCTGTGTCGACATGCCGTTGCTCAGGTTGGCGCGCGCATGGAAGAATTGAAACAGCAGCAGCATCAGTTCGGCTTCAAAGACTTACTCGAGCGCTTAGGCTTGGCCTTGGCCGGGGCGAATCGGGTGGCGATGCGCGCACGTATTATTGAGCAATACCCAGTGGCCTTGATCGATGAATTTCAAGATACCTCACCACAGCAATATGCAATTTTTGATGCGCTGTATCAGGTGCAAAGCAATCTGCCCGAGTTGGGCTTATTCCTGATCGGCGACCCGAAACAATCGATTTACGGCTTTCGTGGTGCCGACATCCATAGTTATTTGGCGGCGCGCCGTGCTTGCAGCGGACGGCATTATCTGCTCGGTACTAACTACCGCTCGACCCTGCCCTTGGTGGCCGCCGTTAATCAATTGTTTCTGTATGCCGAACAACAGTCCGGTTTGAGCGCTCATCAGGCCGGTGCCTTCCACTTCAAAACCGCACACGACAACCCGGTGCCGTTCGAAGCCGTGCAGGCGCAAGGCCGAGGCAGCGTGTATCGGGCCGCGACACCGGCGCAAAGCGCAGCGGCTTTACAGTTCCAAATCGCCGAGCAACGCGACGCCAATAAAGAGCAAGCGCAGTATTTTTTTGCCCAACACTGCGCCGAATATATCGCCCAGCAATTGGGTTCGACGCAGACTGGCTTTCAAACCCAAAGCGCCTTCGTCGCGCTGCAACCGGCCGATATCGCTATTTTGGTACGCGACCGTCATGAGGCCGCCGCCATCCGGCGTGCCCTGCAAGAACGCGATATCGCCAGCGTCTACTTATCGGATCAAGATTCGATTTTTCGCAGCGCCGAAGCGCTCGACGTCCTGTGTTGGCTGCAAGCCTGGGCTGAACCGCTGAGTATCGAATACGGACGCGCCGCTTTCGCTACTAAAACCGCCTTGCTGACGCTACGACAATTAAGCGAATTAGCTGCCGATGACGCCGCTTGGGAACTGCGCCTTGAGCAACTCAAGCAATGGCACTTGGTGTGGCAGCGGCAGGGCGTGTTGGCGGCGATGCGGCGCTTCATCCACGAACTCGCCTTACCAGAAAAACTGCTGGGTCAGCGCGGTGGTGAACGCAGTCTCACCAATTTGCTACACCTGGCCGAATTGCTCGAAGCCGCCAGCGCTCAACTTGATGGCGAACAAGCGCTGATCCGCTGGTTATCCGAACAAATCAGCGGCCAAGGCGAGGGCAGTGAGGAACATGTACTGCGCCTGGAAAGCGATGCCGAGCTGGTGAAAGTGATCACGATACATAAATCCAAGGGCTTGGAATTTCCGTTGGTGTTCGTTCCCTTCGCCGCCGCTGCCCGGCAGGTAACAAAAACCAAGCAAAGCTTTTTCAAATACACCGATGCCAGCGGCCGCAGCGTGCTCGACCTCGGGCTATCGGACGAGGCGCAACAAGCGGTGGAACGCGCCCGTCTGGAAGAAGATTTGCGCCTGCTATATGTGGCCGTCACGCGCGCCTCGCATGCGCTGTGGCTGGGCGTATCAAATTACAAGCAAAATTTACAGCACTCGGCACTCGGCTATCTGCTCAATGGTGGTGCCGCCATTGATGCACCCATCTTGCCCATCTTCGCCGCATTGCAAGGCGCGTGCGCTGCCATTCACATCACCGAGCTCAGCGATGCGGCTGGCTGTACCCCGCTGCCGCGCCGAATTCGCAGCGTCGCTGCCTTGGAATTTCCTGCCTATCGTGCCAACTTCGAACGCCACTGGCTAGTCGCCAGTTTTTCTTCCATCGCCAGGAATCTGAGTGCCGATTTTTCGGCCAAGCGCACCGATGACAGCAAATTATTTGAAGATGAAGTGCTGCCCTTGGTCGTGACACCGAAACACCAGTCGCTGCCGAAGCAAGCCTGGCATCGCTTCCCACGTGGTGCCGTGCCGGGCCAGTTTCTGCACGAACAATTGGAATGGATTGCCGGAGAAGGTTTTACTGTCATCGAAGATGAACATTTCAATACCCGCTTGGCACAACGTGCTTTACGGGCCGGCTGGGACCATCATCAAGCGGATCTCAACGAGTGGCTCACTGCCATCGTCTGCGCGCAGCTGCCGCCGATACAAAGCAGTTTGCTGCAGGTGCAAGAGCGTATCGCCGAAATGGAATTTTGGTTTCCTTGCCAAGCTGCTGCCAGTCGTGCGCTGGATAACTTGTGTCGCCAGCATTTATTGGCAGGACAAGCGCGACCGCAGTTGAGCGAGCGTCGCTTGCAAGGTTTGTTGATGGGCTTTGCCGATCTGGTGTTTGAACACGAGGGTAAATACTGGGTACTCGATTACAAATCGAATGCGCTCGGTGCCGATGACGCCGCCTACCATATCGGTGCGTTGACTCTGGCCATGGCCGCGCATCGCTATGATGTGCAAGCGGCGATTTATCTGCTGGCGCTGCACCGCTTGCTGCAGCAGCGTTTGGGTGCGCACTACGATCCGGCCCAGCACTTGGGTGGCGCGATTTTCTTTTTCTTGCGCGGCTTACAGCATCCCGAGACCCATGGCTGCTACCACGTGCTACCGAGCGCAGACTTTCTGCGCGATCTCGACTTGGTCATGCGCCAGGCCGTCTCCACTGTCACCGAGGAAACCCACTGA